The proteins below are encoded in one region of Tamandua tetradactyla isolate mTamTet1 chromosome 9, mTamTet1.pri, whole genome shotgun sequence:
- the LOC143645572 gene encoding olfactory receptor 5B2-like, whose translation MENSTEVTEFILLGLTDAPELQGPLFVVFTIIYLITVCGNLGMIALILLDSRLHTPMYFFLCNLSLVDFGYSSAVTPKVMAGFLTGDKVISYNACAAQMFFFTAFATVESYLLASMAYDRYAAVCKPLHYTTTMTTSVCVQLAVGSYVFGFLNASIHIGNTFRLSFCRSDVINHFFCDIPAVLVLSCSDRHVSDLVVVFVVSFNVFFALLVISISYLFIFITVLKMHSAKGYQKALSTCASHLTAVSIFYGTAIFMYVQPSSSHSMDTDKMASTFYAIIIPMLNPLVYSLRNKEVKNAFKKVVEKSKFSLSLTFVGSTMT comes from the coding sequence ATGGAGAACAGTACAGAAGTGACTGAGTTCATCCTGCTGGGACTAACCGATGCCCCAGAACTGCAGGGCCCCCTGTTTGTAGTGTTCACCATCATCTACCTCATCACTGTATGTGGGAACCTGGGGATGATTGCATTGATTCTCTTGGACTCTCGACTCCACactcccatgtactttttcctttgtAACCTCTCTTTGGTGGACTTTGGTTATTCCTCAGCTGTCACTCCCAAGGTGATGGCTGGGTTCCTCACAGGAGATAAGGTCATCTCCTACAATGCATGTGCTGCTCAGATGTTCTTTTTCACAGCATTTGCCACTGTGGAAAGTTACCTGCTGGCCTCAATGGCTTATGACCGCTATGCAGCAGTGTGTAAACCCCTACATTACACCACCACCATGACCACAAGTGTGTGTGTCCAGTTGGCAGTGGGGTCCTATGTCTTTGGTTTCCTGAATGCCTCCATTCACATTGGGAACACATTCCGCCTCTCTTTCTGTAGATCCGATGTGATCAACCACTTTTTCTGTGATATTCCAGCAGTCCTGGTTCTCTCTTGCTCTGATAGACATGTGAGTGAtctggttgttgtttttgtgGTGAGCTTCAATGTGTTTTTTGCTCTTTTGGTTATCTCAATTTCCTAcctgttcatatttatcactgtcCTGAAGATGCACTCAGCTAAGGGATATCAGAAGGCTTTATCCACATGTGCTTCCCACCTCACTGCAGTCTCCATCTTCTATGGCACAGCCATCTTCATGTATGTACAGCCCAGCTCCAGTCATTCCATGGACACAGACAAAATGGCATCCACCTTCTATGCTATCATCATCCCTATGCTGAACCCTCTGGTCTATAGTCTGAGGAACAAGGAGGTCAAGAATGCATTCAAGAAGGTTGTTGAGAAGTCAAAATTTTCCCTAAGCTTAACCTTTGTAGGATCCACAATGACATAG